Proteins found in one Cellulomonas palmilytica genomic segment:
- the nuoI gene encoding NADH-quinone oxidoreductase subunit NuoI, which produces MAEPRKKPPAPRPQRAGAPRTGAPAGGKAVARKPAGEVGAPAAPRYESLIPQSSGLRALLAPVGGFGVTLSNMFRKTVTEQYPRETVPTKPRYHGRHQLNRYADGLEKCIGCELCAWACPADAIYVEAGDNTPDAQYSPGERYGRVYQINYLRCIFCGLCIEACPTRALTMTNDYELAGPTRAGMIYEKDDLLAPLRDGMLAAPHPMVEGTTDTDYYRGEVTGATAEQQAWVREQRPDDPTLPEGSGLTPADQVGPTAAVMAASVAAAHRQGGAR; this is translated from the coding sequence GTGGCTGAGCCGCGCAAGAAGCCGCCCGCCCCGCGCCCGCAGCGGGCCGGTGCGCCCCGGACGGGCGCGCCCGCCGGCGGCAAGGCGGTCGCCCGCAAGCCCGCCGGTGAGGTGGGTGCGCCCGCCGCACCGCGGTACGAGTCGCTCATCCCGCAGTCCTCGGGTCTGCGCGCGCTGCTCGCACCCGTCGGCGGGTTCGGCGTGACGCTGTCGAACATGTTCCGCAAGACCGTCACCGAGCAGTACCCGCGCGAGACGGTCCCGACGAAGCCGCGCTACCACGGCCGCCACCAGCTCAACCGCTACGCGGACGGGCTGGAGAAGTGCATCGGCTGCGAGCTGTGCGCGTGGGCGTGCCCCGCGGACGCGATCTACGTCGAGGCGGGGGACAACACCCCCGACGCGCAGTACTCGCCCGGCGAGCGGTACGGCCGCGTCTACCAGATCAACTACCTGCGCTGCATCTTCTGCGGGCTGTGCATCGAGGCGTGCCCCACCCGCGCGCTGACGATGACGAACGACTACGAGCTCGCCGGCCCGACGCGCGCCGGGATGATCTACGAGAAGGACGACCTGCTCGCCCCGCTGCGCGACGGCATGCTCGCCGCGCCGCACCCGATGGTCGAGGGCACCACGGACACCGACTACTACCGCGGTGAGGTCACGGGAGCCACGGCCGAGCAGCAGGCGTGGGTCCGCGAGCAGCGGCCCGACGACCCGACGCTGCCCGAGGGCTCGGGGCTCACCCCGGCCGACCAGGTCGGCCCGACCGCCGCGGTCATGGCCGCGAGCGTCGCCGCCGCGCACCGCCAGGGCGGTGCCCGATGA